The following proteins come from a genomic window of Acinetobacter baumannii:
- a CDS encoding thiamine pyrophosphate-binding protein gives MTERVNVGEAIARVLEAHQVDSIYGVISIHNLPIADAVGRREKMRFVAARGEAGAVTMADAHSRFKGLGVALTSTGAGAGNAVGSLIEAMNAGSPVLHLTGQVEREYLDRDASFIHETKDQLTFLRASSKAAFRITSPDNAVGVIREAIRVATTVPMGPVSVELPIDVQAAEIDLPLNLGPVKALELPQAEQAEIDLLVSEIKKAKRPIFWIGGGTLNSIAEVKAIADLGIPVVSSTHARGVLPDDHPRSLGAFHNSAGVEQLLKDADLMVVVGSRLRSNETKTYSVEFPENIIQVDANPVAQQRNYKIRNFICGDAKDVLTRVLEQLQGTSKVDADYDAAVVAAKQAAIDALRKQIDQYALICDHLRAALPQDGIFVRDITMSGSTWGSRLFPVQAPNQNIHSLAGAIGLGLATAIGASIANPDKKVIGLVGDGGLMLGIGEIATMVQENTNMVLMIMNDGGYGVMRGIQNNYFGGRQYFNELHTPDYKLLGESMGVKSWKVGSADEFKTVIQEAVAFEGPTVIELDMNSIGPLNFAGPPQKKLY, from the coding sequence TTCCATCCACAATTTACCTATTGCCGATGCGGTAGGGCGCCGTGAAAAAATGCGTTTTGTTGCAGCCCGTGGTGAAGCGGGTGCGGTCACCATGGCAGATGCACACTCACGCTTTAAAGGCCTAGGTGTAGCGTTAACCAGTACGGGTGCTGGTGCAGGTAATGCGGTAGGTTCACTGATTGAAGCAATGAATGCGGGTAGCCCTGTATTGCATTTAACGGGTCAAGTTGAGCGTGAATATCTCGACCGTGATGCGAGTTTCATTCATGAAACCAAAGACCAACTTACATTCTTGCGTGCATCGAGCAAAGCGGCGTTCCGTATTACCAGTCCAGACAATGCTGTTGGTGTAATACGTGAAGCAATCCGTGTAGCAACCACAGTTCCAATGGGACCGGTAAGTGTTGAGCTACCCATTGATGTACAAGCAGCAGAGATTGATTTGCCACTTAATCTTGGGCCAGTGAAAGCACTTGAGTTGCCACAGGCAGAGCAAGCTGAAATTGATCTTCTTGTAAGCGAGATCAAAAAAGCAAAACGCCCGATTTTCTGGATTGGTGGTGGAACTTTAAATAGCATTGCCGAAGTTAAAGCAATTGCAGATTTAGGTATTCCAGTTGTTTCATCGACTCATGCTCGTGGGGTGTTGCCAGATGACCATCCACGTAGCTTAGGTGCTTTCCATAACTCGGCAGGTGTTGAGCAATTATTAAAAGATGCTGACCTGATGGTGGTAGTGGGTTCTCGTTTACGTAGTAATGAAACAAAAACTTATTCGGTTGAATTCCCTGAAAATATTATTCAGGTAGATGCAAACCCAGTAGCTCAGCAACGTAATTACAAAATCCGCAACTTCATTTGTGGCGATGCTAAAGATGTCTTAACACGTGTGTTAGAACAGCTTCAAGGAACTTCAAAAGTTGATGCCGATTACGATGCTGCTGTAGTAGCTGCTAAACAAGCTGCGATTGATGCACTGCGTAAACAAATCGACCAATACGCTTTAATTTGTGATCACTTACGTGCAGCTTTACCTCAAGACGGCATTTTTGTACGTGACATCACCATGTCGGGTAGTACATGGGGCAGTCGTTTATTCCCGGTACAAGCGCCAAACCAAAACATCCACTCGCTTGCGGGTGCAATTGGTTTAGGCCTTGCAACAGCAATCGGTGCTTCGATTGCTAACCCTGACAAAAAAGTAATTGGTTTAGTCGGTGATGGCGGCTTAATGCTTGGTATTGGTGAGATTGCAACTATGGTGCAAGAAAACACTAATATGGTCCTAATGATTATGAATGACGGTGGTTATGGCGTAATGCGTGGCATTCAAAATAACTACTTTGGTGGCCGCCAGTATTTCAATGAATTGCATACACCAGACTACAAACTCCTTGGCGAATCAATGGGTGTGAAAAGCTGGAAAGTCGGTAGTGCAGATGAGTTTAAAACGGTTATTCAAGAGGCTGTCGCTTTTGAAGGGCCAACCGTGATCGAGCTCGATATGAACTCGATTGGACCATTAAACTTCGCGGGTCCACCGCAAAAGAAACTGTATTAA
- a CDS encoding MFS transporter → MDQELTLQDANYLNKEDKRTLALSSLGGALEFYDFVIYVFYAKIISDLFFPSTLSPFWAMLNTYGIFAAGYFFRPLGGVVMAHFGDLVGRKKLFSLSILLMALPTLFIGILPTFENIGYLAPLLLLLMRMVQGIAIGGEIPAAWTFVSEHVPERKIGLANGLLTAGLSLGILLGALMSLWISLNFSEGQIHDWAWRIPFIVGGIFGLVALYLRTYLKETPVFKAMQARKEISKEMPVKQVLKTHKTAVAIGMLFTWFLTGCVVVVILAMPNLLIGSFGFERAQTFEMQSAAIVMQMVGCILAGYFADRFGCGKVMMVGALAVALTAAVFYNSLGHAAHSTIFGLYMLLGLCSGTVGMVSSSMVKMFPAPVRFSGISFSYNLSYAIVGGMTLPLVHWLSQYSDIGAMYYIFALTILAFVTAFVFWNKFEKNRY, encoded by the coding sequence ATGGATCAGGAATTAACTTTGCAGGACGCGAACTATCTTAATAAAGAAGATAAACGAACCCTTGCCCTTTCTTCATTGGGTGGAGCTTTAGAGTTTTACGATTTTGTGATTTATGTGTTTTACGCCAAGATCATTTCCGACCTCTTTTTCCCAAGTACGCTTAGTCCGTTTTGGGCCATGCTCAATACTTACGGCATTTTTGCAGCAGGTTATTTTTTTAGGCCCTTAGGCGGGGTTGTCATGGCCCATTTTGGTGATTTGGTGGGGCGTAAAAAACTATTTTCGCTTTCTATTTTGCTGATGGCGCTGCCTACCCTGTTTATCGGGATTTTGCCCACTTTTGAAAATATCGGATATTTGGCACCGCTACTTTTATTACTCATGCGTATGGTGCAAGGTATTGCAATTGGGGGGGAAATTCCAGCCGCGTGGACATTTGTGTCTGAACATGTACCTGAAAGAAAAATCGGACTGGCAAATGGTTTACTCACCGCTGGGCTGTCTTTAGGAATTTTACTAGGCGCACTGATGTCTCTATGGATTTCACTGAATTTTAGTGAAGGACAAATCCATGACTGGGCGTGGCGTATTCCTTTCATTGTGGGTGGTATTTTTGGACTCGTTGCACTTTATTTAAGAACGTATTTGAAAGAAACCCCTGTGTTTAAAGCCATGCAGGCCCGTAAAGAAATTTCTAAAGAAATGCCTGTAAAACAAGTCTTAAAAACGCATAAAACAGCCGTTGCAATTGGCATGTTATTTACATGGTTTTTAACGGGATGTGTGGTGGTGGTGATTTTAGCCATGCCAAATTTGTTGATTGGTTCATTTGGCTTTGAGCGCGCACAGACTTTTGAAATGCAAAGTGCAGCCATTGTCATGCAAATGGTGGGCTGTATTTTAGCAGGCTATTTTGCTGACCGTTTTGGCTGTGGCAAAGTCATGATGGTCGGTGCGCTTGCCGTGGCACTTACAGCGGCAGTTTTTTATAACAGTTTAGGTCATGCGGCACATTCAACTATTTTTGGTTTATATATGTTGTTAGGTCTATGCTCAGGTACTGTCGGCATGGTGTCGAGCAGTATGGTTAAAATGTTCCCCGCGCCTGTTCGCTTCTCGGGCATTTCATTTTCTTATAATTTATCGTATGCAATTGTTGGTGGTATGACGCTACCTTTAGTTCATTGGCTCAGCCAATATAGTGATATTGGTGCGATGTATTATATTTTCGCGCTAACCATTTTGGCCTTTGTAACTGCCTTTGTGTTTTGGAATAAGTTTGAAAAAAACAGGTATTAA
- the def gene encoding peptide deformylase: protein MSVVLPVAKRGEDILKLIAAPVSANELNSNWLYQLADAMHATMLERNGVGIAAPQVYISKRVIIVASRPNPRYPDAPEMNAVVMVNPEILEFSSEMCLGEEGCLSVPDERGQVERAEMVKVKYLTLQGETVETIFHGFPARIVQHEVDHLDGILFVERIS, encoded by the coding sequence ATGAGTGTGGTTTTACCTGTCGCGAAGCGTGGTGAAGATATTTTAAAACTAATTGCGGCTCCTGTTTCGGCAAATGAGTTAAACAGTAATTGGCTTTATCAGCTTGCTGATGCTATGCATGCAACCATGCTTGAGCGCAATGGAGTAGGGATTGCTGCACCGCAAGTTTATATCTCTAAACGCGTTATTATTGTGGCTTCTCGACCAAATCCACGTTATCCGGATGCGCCTGAAATGAATGCTGTGGTCATGGTAAATCCAGAAATTTTAGAATTTTCGAGTGAAATGTGTTTGGGTGAAGAAGGCTGCTTAAGTGTACCGGATGAGCGTGGACAAGTTGAACGTGCAGAAATGGTCAAGGTGAAATACTTAACACTTCAGGGTGAAACAGTTGAAACAATTTTTCACGGTTTTCCTGCTCGTATTGTTCAACACGAGGTCGATCATTTAGATGGAATCTTGTTTGTAGAAAGAATAAGCTAA
- a CDS encoding glutaminase → MKTPLPDYLANVIEACDIDNSGHLADYIPELANANPNRLALAMSTVDGEIYSVGDDDVEFTIQSISKPFVYAYVLQQLGIDAVLAKVGVEPSGEAFNEISLGKDGRPKNPMINSGAITTHSLIQVKHGLHSAEILRRFMSELAGRELSFDESVYDSEVKTAYRNLSIGYMLRTVGILETDPVDIVNGYIRQCAIMVTVKDLVRMGSVLANGGVDPKTGKRLLNRSVVRQVLSVMMSCGMYDAAGDWLSTVGIPAKSGVAGGILGVLPGQVSIAAFSPRLDEHGHSVRGIDILERLSRDMGLHLMEGTPSAQTIVQSHYRTGKDASLSVYVLRGVLKFTEAEMLLRILQDETTDQSTIVIDLTQISLIHDVGKRMFLEGVDRLIDDGHTLVLVDPEQRLDHARTAKDRELHVYHDFDDLLEKHEIRSKKKTYSDIAALLNC, encoded by the coding sequence ATGAAAACCCCTCTCCCAGATTATTTGGCAAATGTTATAGAAGCCTGTGACATCGATAACAGCGGTCATCTCGCCGATTATATTCCTGAGTTGGCCAATGCAAATCCAAATCGATTAGCTCTAGCAATGTCTACGGTAGATGGTGAAATTTATTCGGTCGGCGATGATGATGTTGAATTCACCATACAATCAATTTCTAAACCTTTTGTGTATGCTTATGTTTTACAACAACTTGGCATTGATGCGGTACTTGCGAAAGTAGGGGTAGAGCCTTCGGGAGAAGCCTTCAATGAAATTTCATTAGGTAAAGACGGACGTCCGAAAAACCCGATGATCAACTCTGGCGCAATTACGACACATTCCTTAATTCAGGTTAAACATGGTTTACATAGCGCAGAAATTCTACGCCGTTTTATGAGCGAGCTTGCAGGTCGCGAATTAAGTTTTGATGAGTCTGTTTATGATTCGGAAGTCAAAACAGCCTACCGTAATCTTTCGATCGGTTATATGTTGCGCACGGTGGGGATTTTGGAAACTGACCCTGTCGATATTGTGAATGGTTACATTCGTCAATGTGCGATCATGGTTACAGTTAAAGATTTGGTACGTATGGGCAGTGTACTTGCCAATGGTGGGGTTGACCCTAAAACTGGAAAACGATTACTGAACCGATCTGTAGTGAGACAAGTGCTCAGTGTCATGATGAGCTGTGGTATGTATGATGCCGCGGGTGACTGGCTTTCAACTGTCGGTATTCCTGCTAAAAGTGGTGTAGCAGGCGGTATTTTGGGTGTGCTGCCGGGTCAAGTTAGTATTGCTGCTTTTTCACCTCGACTAGATGAGCACGGTCATAGTGTTCGAGGAATCGATATTTTAGAGCGATTATCTCGTGATATGGGATTACATCTCATGGAAGGTACGCCTTCTGCACAGACCATTGTACAAAGTCATTACCGTACTGGGAAAGACGCATCATTGAGTGTGTATGTGCTTCGAGGGGTATTGAAATTTACCGAAGCTGAAATGTTGTTGCGTATTTTACAAGACGAGACCACTGACCAAAGCACAATCGTGATTGATTTAACCCAAATTTCACTTATCCATGATGTGGGTAAACGTATGTTCTTAGAAGGGGTAGATCGTCTCATTGATGATGGTCATACCCTTGTTTTGGTTGATCCTGAACAGCGCCTAGATCATGCGAGAACAGCTAAAGATCGAGAACTTCATGTTTATCATGATTTCGATGATTTATTAGAAAAGCATGAGATCCGCTCTAAAAAAAAGACTTATAGCGACATCGCAGCACTTCTAAACTGCTGA
- a CDS encoding AraC family transcriptional regulator, giving the protein MSDSLIQSDLSELVIGLSSEHSYREITPTHTHTRAQFLYASTGNIQVFTPNHVWIVPPMCALWIPANVEHSVISLSHVKLNTALVEVNAAALMGQHCFIIRVSNLLHELLIRLNEIEREETPNTATSQELSRSLQILIFEEIHRANLLPIQIPWPKDKRLLKICQELLHTPDSSKDLTDWADDIGASSRTLMRMFQKETGLSYRAWVQQMHIALALSKIANGESIAQISESLGYTNPSAFSAMFKRHLGKTPQQFRSAAMSL; this is encoded by the coding sequence ATGTCCGATTCTCTTATTCAGTCTGATTTGTCTGAACTTGTGATTGGACTCTCTTCTGAACATTCTTACCGAGAAATTACGCCTACCCACACACATACACGTGCACAGTTTTTATATGCGTCCACTGGCAACATTCAGGTGTTTACACCTAATCATGTGTGGATTGTGCCACCTATGTGTGCGTTATGGATTCCGGCAAATGTAGAGCACAGTGTCATTTCACTGAGTCACGTGAAGTTAAATACGGCGTTGGTTGAAGTAAATGCAGCCGCTCTAATGGGGCAACATTGTTTTATTATTCGAGTAAGCAACCTGTTGCATGAGCTTTTAATACGTTTAAATGAAATTGAACGAGAGGAAACTCCAAATACAGCAACCTCTCAAGAGCTTTCCCGTTCTTTACAAATTTTGATTTTTGAAGAAATACATCGGGCCAATTTGTTGCCTATCCAGATACCGTGGCCGAAAGACAAAAGACTCTTAAAAATTTGCCAAGAGTTATTACATACGCCTGACAGTTCAAAAGATTTAACAGATTGGGCTGATGATATTGGCGCGAGCTCTAGAACTTTAATGCGTATGTTCCAGAAAGAAACAGGGCTATCTTATCGGGCATGGGTACAGCAAATGCATATTGCACTTGCCTTGAGTAAAATTGCGAATGGCGAATCTATTGCTCAAATTTCAGAGTCACTGGGGTATACCAACCCCAGCGCGTTCAGTGCGATGTTTAAGCGACATCTAGGTAAAACACCTCAGCAGTTTAGAAGTGCTGCGATGTCGCTATAA
- a CDS encoding MFS transporter → MTSSIQLKDGIANTVANDQSQGMIIKIVGAVAVAHLLNDLIQAVLPAIYPMLKANFSLSFAEVGLISFVYQITGSLLQPWIGLYTDKHPKPYLLPLGMVVTFCGIILLAFSPSFAVLLCASALIGVGSATFHPEASRVARMASGGRFGTAQSTFQVGGNTGTAIGPLLAALLIVPFGQHAVAGLVIFALLAIWVLFGVSRWTVNHAKSQVVTRATQAHTKLHGRKLIIALGTISVLMFAKFTYIASISNYFTFYLIQKFHISIQTAQLHLFAFLAAVAVGTFAGGPIGDKIGRKAVIWVSFVGMAPFALMMPYANLFWTTVFSIIAGLVLSSAFAAMVVYAQEAVPGRVGMIAGLMFGLMFGVSGIAAAGLGHLADINGIEWVFGLCSLLPLLGFATALLPNTKVK, encoded by the coding sequence ATGACGTCTTCAATACAATTGAAAGATGGTATTGCCAATACCGTTGCAAATGATCAGTCTCAAGGAATGATTATTAAAATTGTAGGCGCCGTGGCGGTTGCGCATTTACTGAATGATTTAATTCAGGCAGTGCTACCAGCTATCTATCCAATGCTAAAAGCAAACTTTTCGCTGAGTTTTGCGGAGGTTGGCCTGATTTCGTTTGTATATCAAATTACAGGCTCGCTGCTACAGCCTTGGATTGGACTTTATACCGATAAACATCCAAAACCGTATCTTCTCCCACTCGGAATGGTCGTCACATTCTGCGGCATTATCTTGTTGGCATTTTCACCAAGTTTTGCTGTGTTGTTATGTGCATCTGCATTGATTGGGGTAGGGTCTGCCACCTTTCATCCAGAAGCTTCACGTGTGGCGCGTATGGCATCGGGTGGGCGCTTCGGTACAGCTCAGTCGACTTTCCAAGTGGGCGGAAACACAGGTACTGCCATTGGCCCATTATTAGCAGCGTTATTAATTGTTCCATTTGGACAGCATGCAGTTGCGGGCTTGGTGATATTTGCACTTTTAGCGATTTGGGTTTTATTTGGTGTAAGCCGCTGGACAGTAAACCATGCTAAAAGTCAGGTGGTTACACGTGCTACGCAAGCACATACCAAATTGCATGGCCGTAAGCTCATTATCGCCTTGGGCACAATTAGTGTATTAATGTTTGCTAAATTTACTTACATTGCCAGCATTAGTAACTATTTTACTTTTTATTTAATTCAAAAGTTCCATATTAGTATTCAAACAGCTCAATTACACTTATTTGCCTTTTTGGCAGCTGTGGCTGTAGGTACATTTGCGGGTGGCCCAATTGGCGATAAGATTGGCCGTAAAGCTGTGATCTGGGTTTCATTTGTTGGCATGGCGCCGTTTGCATTAATGATGCCATATGCAAACTTGTTTTGGACAACGGTTTTCTCAATTATTGCAGGTTTGGTGTTGTCATCTGCTTTTGCAGCGATGGTGGTTTATGCACAAGAAGCTGTTCCGGGCCGTGTGGGAATGATTGCAGGTTTAATGTTTGGTCTTATGTTTGGGGTAAGTGGTATTGCCGCAGCGGGGCTAGGGCATTTAGCGGATATTAACGGCATTGAATGGGTATTTGGTTTATGTTCATTGTTGCCATTACTTGGTTTTGCAACGGCACTTTTACCAAACACAAAAGTTAAATAA
- a CDS encoding aldose epimerase family protein, with amino-acid sequence MKKLAILGVTVYSFAQLANAATLNVKSYGTTQNGQKVDLYTMSNNNGVSVSFISFGGVITQILTPDAQGKQNNIVLGFDDLKGYEVTDTKEGIHFGGLIGRYANRIGNAKFSLDGKTYNLEKNNGPNSLHSGNPGFDKRVWQVKPLVSKGETVKASLKLTSPNGDQGFPGKLDVEVIYSLSDQNEFKIEYKAKTDQPTVVNLTNHSYFNLSGAGNNPYGVLDHVVQLNADRILVTDQNSLPTGEIASVAGTPFDFRTPKAIVKDIRANNQQLAYGYGYDQTWVINQKSQGKLNLAAIVVDPKSKRTMQVLTTEPSVQMYTANHLLGNIVGANGVLYRQADALALETQHFPDSPNQPTFPSTRLNPNQTYNSVTVFKFGVQK; translated from the coding sequence ATGAAAAAATTAGCAATTTTAGGTGTTACGGTTTATAGCTTTGCACAACTGGCAAATGCAGCAACGTTAAATGTAAAATCATATGGTACGACTCAAAATGGCCAAAAAGTTGATCTATACACCATGAGTAATAACAATGGAGTCTCGGTATCTTTTATTAGTTTTGGTGGTGTAATTACACAAATCTTGACTCCCGATGCCCAAGGCAAACAAAATAATATCGTTTTGGGCTTTGATGACTTAAAAGGCTATGAAGTCACTGATACCAAGGAAGGTATTCATTTTGGCGGATTAATTGGTCGTTATGCGAACCGGATTGGCAATGCTAAATTTAGCTTAGATGGAAAAACGTATAACCTCGAAAAAAATAATGGTCCGAACTCATTACATAGCGGCAATCCTGGTTTTGATAAACGTGTTTGGCAAGTTAAGCCCCTCGTTTCTAAAGGTGAAACCGTTAAAGCTTCTCTTAAGTTAACCAGCCCAAATGGAGATCAAGGTTTTCCCGGAAAATTAGATGTAGAAGTGATCTACAGTCTTTCAGATCAAAATGAATTCAAGATTGAATATAAAGCCAAAACTGATCAGCCTACAGTCGTCAACCTCACCAACCACAGTTATTTCAACTTATCAGGTGCTGGGAACAATCCTTATGGCGTGCTAGATCATGTGGTACAACTCAATGCAGACCGTATATTGGTAACCGATCAAAACTCTTTACCAACAGGTGAAATTGCTTCAGTTGCAGGTACGCCTTTTGATTTTCGGACGCCTAAAGCAATCGTAAAAGATATTCGAGCAAATAATCAGCAATTGGCCTATGGATATGGCTATGACCAAACTTGGGTAATTAATCAAAAGTCTCAAGGGAAACTCAATCTTGCAGCTATTGTGGTTGATCCAAAATCTAAACGGACCATGCAAGTCTTAACCACTGAACCAAGCGTCCAAATGTATACAGCCAATCATTTATTAGGAAATATTGTTGGCGCAAATGGCGTACTCTATCGACAAGCAGACGCACTAGCATTAGAAACACAGCATTTTCCAGACAGCCCGAATCAACCAACTTTCCCGTCTACACGTTTAAACCCAAATCAAACTTATAACAGTGTTACCGTATTTAAGTTTGGTGTTCAAAAATAG
- a CDS encoding LysR substrate-binding domain-containing protein, whose amino-acid sequence MPSIKTLQAFEQTARFGNVAKAAENLNLTPSAVSHQIAKLEEMIGQSLFIRGARGVTLTPSGERYFQDVTTILHNLMLATEKAADKSPKDSLYIHSSPSFGLLWLLPRLESFKEKFPMIQVNLSCSYENLHFTRDKIDIDIRHGLPNWTGVEIRTIRNEKLEVLASPKLLERSPVHKPQDLLKKDLILSRSTLVTWPQWFAHQGLSIPEFPYTLSFDRSYMSLEAATHGLGFVLESNLLTQNYLESGKLVRVFADELSIPISAHHLVYPRTHQFIPKIELFLNWIQDELAS is encoded by the coding sequence ATGCCCTCAATTAAAACATTACAGGCTTTTGAACAAACCGCCCGTTTCGGCAATGTTGCTAAGGCAGCAGAGAATTTAAATCTCACCCCTTCGGCAGTGAGCCATCAAATTGCTAAGCTTGAAGAAATGATTGGGCAGAGTTTATTTATTCGTGGTGCCCGTGGTGTGACACTTACTCCTTCAGGTGAACGCTATTTTCAAGATGTCACCACCATTTTGCATAATCTGATGTTAGCCACAGAAAAAGCTGCCGATAAAAGCCCTAAAGACAGTTTATATATTCATTCATCCCCAAGTTTTGGTTTACTTTGGTTACTCCCTCGCCTTGAATCATTTAAAGAAAAGTTCCCCATGATTCAGGTTAACCTATCGTGTTCGTATGAAAATTTGCACTTTACCCGCGATAAGATCGATATTGATATTCGTCATGGTTTACCCAACTGGACAGGGGTAGAAATCAGAACCATTCGTAATGAAAAGCTTGAAGTGCTTGCGTCCCCTAAGCTACTGGAACGTAGTCCTGTGCATAAACCTCAAGATTTATTAAAGAAAGATCTGATTTTATCGCGTTCAACCTTAGTGACTTGGCCCCAATGGTTTGCCCATCAGGGTTTAAGCATTCCTGAATTTCCCTACACTTTGAGTTTTGACCGCTCTTATATGTCACTTGAGGCAGCCACACACGGGCTAGGTTTTGTTTTAGAAAGTAATTTACTCACTCAAAATTACTTAGAATCTGGAAAGTTGGTTAGAGTTTTTGCAGATGAGCTATCGATTCCAATCTCTGCTCATCACTTGGTATATCCACGAACCCACCAATTTATTCCTAAAATTGAGCTATTTTTAAACTGGATTCAAGATGAATTGGCAAGCTGA
- a CDS encoding SDR family NAD(P)-dependent oxidoreductase yields MLLQGKVALITGAASERGIGRATAEIFAQQGAKVIIVDLDIAQSQNAAKALGGGHLGLAANVANEEQVKAAVEQALQHYGKIDILINNAGITQPVKTLDIQRSDYDRVLDVSLRGTLIMSQAVIPSMKANGGGSIVCLSSVSAQRGGGIFGGPHYSAAKAGVLGLAKAMAREFGGDQIRVNSLTPGLIQTDITGGLMNDDRRHDILAGIPLGRLGKAQDVANAALFLASDLSAYLTGVTLDVNGGMLIH; encoded by the coding sequence ATGTTACTACAAGGAAAAGTGGCATTAATTACGGGTGCAGCATCAGAACGTGGAATTGGGCGAGCAACCGCAGAAATCTTTGCACAACAGGGTGCCAAAGTCATTATTGTTGATTTAGATATTGCTCAAAGCCAAAACGCTGCAAAGGCGCTTGGTGGAGGACATTTAGGCCTTGCTGCAAACGTTGCAAATGAAGAACAGGTCAAAGCAGCTGTTGAACAAGCACTACAGCACTACGGAAAGATTGATATTTTAATTAACAATGCTGGCATTACTCAGCCAGTTAAAACACTTGATATTCAACGCAGTGATTATGATCGTGTTTTAGATGTCAGCCTACGCGGAACGCTTATTATGTCGCAAGCGGTTATTCCATCTATGAAAGCAAATGGTGGTGGAAGTATTGTCTGTCTATCTTCAGTTTCAGCACAACGTGGTGGCGGTATCTTTGGCGGACCGCATTATAGCGCTGCAAAGGCAGGCGTGTTAGGTCTGGCAAAAGCGATGGCTCGTGAGTTTGGTGGTGACCAGATTCGTGTAAATTCTCTTACTCCAGGTCTAATCCAGACTGATATTACTGGCGGTTTAATGAATGATGACCGTCGTCACGACATTCTGGCTGGTATTCCGCTGGGCCGTTTAGGTAAAGCACAAGACGTTGCAAATGCAGCACTATTTTTGGCAAGTGACCTGTCAGCTTATTTGACTGGTGTAACACTCGATGTAAATGGTGGCATGCTTATTCATTAA
- a CDS encoding MFS transporter, giving the protein MDTVFSSEVDTTVRKSAYRKIAFRLMPFLMLCYFCAYLDRVNVGFAKLQMMSDLQFSEAVYGLGAGIFFIGYFLCEVPSNIVLHKVGARRWIARIMITWGILSGCFAFVQTEWQFYTLRFLLGVAEAGLAPGLLLYLTYWFPSYRRARMTVLWFIAIPISGMIGGPLSGLIMDRMSGVHGWFGWQWMFVIEAIPTVLVGLLVLAVLKDSVQDANWLTQDEKNLVKQELAQDNQHKEGHASVKEFIADKRLWLLAGIYFCVVMGQYAITFWLPTLIRNSGISDNWHIGLLTSLPYMCAIVVMILAGRSGDHFQERRWHLIIPMCAGAIALTFATLFASNLTLSLICLCIAASGVLTASSLFWMLPTNFLGGVSAAAGIAAVNSFANLAGFCSPYLIGWVTTNTGSNAIGMFLITTVLIFGASLVLRVPAKLVNR; this is encoded by the coding sequence ATGGATACAGTATTTTCATCTGAAGTAGATACAACGGTTCGTAAATCGGCGTATCGAAAAATTGCATTTCGGCTCATGCCATTTTTAATGCTTTGTTATTTTTGTGCCTATTTAGATCGGGTAAATGTGGGTTTTGCCAAGCTCCAAATGATGAGCGATTTACAGTTTAGTGAAGCTGTATATGGGTTAGGCGCAGGGATTTTCTTTATTGGTTACTTTCTCTGTGAAGTACCAAGTAATATTGTGCTTCATAAAGTAGGTGCACGGCGTTGGATTGCCCGTATCATGATTACATGGGGCATTTTGTCAGGCTGTTTTGCCTTTGTTCAAACCGAATGGCAATTTTACACCTTACGTTTTTTGCTTGGTGTTGCTGAAGCCGGCTTGGCTCCGGGATTATTGCTTTACCTCACTTACTGGTTCCCATCTTACCGCCGCGCGCGCATGACCGTACTTTGGTTTATCGCGATTCCAATTTCAGGAATGATTGGTGGACCACTTTCAGGCTTAATCATGGACCGAATGAGCGGTGTACATGGCTGGTTTGGCTGGCAGTGGATGTTTGTAATTGAAGCCATTCCTACCGTACTTGTTGGCCTATTGGTACTCGCTGTTTTAAAAGACTCTGTTCAAGATGCCAACTGGTTAACCCAAGACGAAAAAAATTTGGTGAAGCAAGAGCTTGCTCAAGATAACCAGCATAAAGAAGGCCATGCAAGCGTTAAAGAATTCATCGCGGATAAACGTTTATGGCTACTCGCAGGTATCTACTTTTGTGTAGTGATGGGCCAATACGCCATTACATTTTGGTTGCCAACTCTCATTCGTAACTCGGGCATTAGTGATAACTGGCATATTGGTTTGCTCACAAGCCTGCCTTATATGTGTGCGATTGTGGTCATGATTTTGGCAGGGCGTAGTGGTGACCATTTCCAAGAACGCCGCTGGCACTTAATTATTCCGATGTGTGCAGGTGCTATAGCACTCACATTTGCGACTTTATTCGCTTCAAATCTAACGCTCTCTTTAATTTGCCTTTGCATCGCAGCCTCAGGTGTGCTGACGGCATCCTCTTTATTCTGGATGTTACCGACCAACTTTTTGGGTGGTGTTTCCGCGGCGGCAGGTATTGCAGCAGTGAATAGCTTCGCCAATCTTGCAGGATTTTGCTCACCTTATTTAATCGGTTGGGTCACTACCAACACAGGTTCAAATGCAATCGGCATGTTCTTAATCACAACAGTATTAATTTTCGGTGCCAGTCTGGTTCTGCGTGTTCCGGCAAAACTGGTTAATCGTTAA